The Pseudomonas extremaustralis genome contains a region encoding:
- the catA gene encoding catechol 1,2-dioxygenase yields MSIRLSQTAHAQRFLEEASGNLNDDGNPRTKALIYRVLRDTVNIIEDLDVTPEEFWAAINYLNELGKHQEAGLLAAGLGLEHYLDMLMDAADEQAGKTGGTPRTIEGPLYVAGAPLSKYEARLDDGQDPGVPLFMRGQVRDTDGKPLAGAIVDVWQANTGGTYSWFDNTQSEFNLRRRIETDAQGNYRFRSIVPSGYGCPPTGPTQQLLNQLGRHGQRPAHIHFFISAPGYRHLTTQINLSGDPYLHDDFAYATRDELIAEIRFSDDQALAQEWGVQGRFAQIDFDFELQSAAAPVEQKRMQRVRALED; encoded by the coding sequence ATGTCCATCCGACTGTCCCAGACTGCCCATGCCCAACGGTTTCTCGAAGAAGCCAGCGGTAACCTTAACGACGACGGCAACCCGCGCACCAAGGCACTGATTTACCGGGTCCTGCGAGACACGGTGAACATCATCGAAGACCTGGATGTGACCCCGGAAGAGTTCTGGGCGGCAATCAACTATCTCAACGAGTTGGGTAAACACCAGGAAGCCGGTCTGCTCGCTGCCGGGCTCGGCCTGGAGCATTACCTGGACATGCTGATGGACGCCGCCGACGAGCAAGCCGGTAAAACCGGCGGCACGCCACGCACCATCGAAGGCCCGCTGTATGTGGCCGGTGCGCCGCTGTCGAAATACGAGGCACGGCTGGATGATGGCCAGGACCCTGGTGTGCCGCTGTTCATGCGTGGGCAGGTGCGCGACACAGATGGCAAACCGTTGGCAGGGGCGATCGTCGATGTTTGGCAGGCCAATACCGGCGGGACTTATTCCTGGTTTGATAACACGCAATCGGAATTCAACCTGCGCCGGCGTATCGAGACCGATGCCCAGGGCAACTACCGTTTTCGCAGCATCGTGCCGTCGGGCTATGGCTGCCCGCCAACGGGGCCGACCCAACAGTTGCTCAATCAACTGGGACGCCATGGGCAGCGGCCGGCGCATATCCACTTCTTTATTTCGGCGCCGGGGTATCGTCACCTCACCACTCAGATCAACCTGTCGGGTGACCCGTACTTGCATGATGATTTTGCCTACGCGACGCGGGATGAATTGATCGCCGAGATTCGTTTCAGTGACGACCAGGCGCTGGCGCAGGAGTGGGGTGTACAAGGGCGGTTCGCGCAGATTGATTTCGACTTTGAGTTGCAGTCTGCCGCAGCGCCAGTAGAGCAAAAGCGCATGCAACGGGTGCGCGCGCTGGAGGATTGA
- a CDS encoding LysR family transcriptional regulator, giving the protein MHFDLIDLRLYLHVLDTGNITAGAARSHLSLAAASARIRAMEAALGVECLERGRRGVTPTPAGKALARHARLMLQQAEHLQQDLAEYANGVKGQVRLLCNTTALSEYLPELLADFLREHPNLDIDLQELPSLRITQALRQGTAELGIISDAVDTHGLQTLPFRDDPLVLIMPLDHPLATGTVSFIDSLQHDYVSLAAHSALAVYLDEQALHAGFRLQTRIRAEGFDGVMRMVARGAGLGIVPQAALDRWPSAAQVKAQPLREDWACRHLLLCARAFEPLPAYTTALLSALTAPV; this is encoded by the coding sequence ATGCACTTTGACCTGATCGACCTGCGCCTCTATCTGCACGTCCTCGACACCGGCAACATCACCGCCGGCGCGGCGCGCAGCCATTTATCCCTGGCCGCCGCCAGCGCGCGCATCCGCGCGATGGAGGCCGCGCTGGGGGTTGAATGCCTCGAACGCGGTCGGCGTGGCGTCACCCCTACACCTGCGGGCAAGGCCCTGGCCCGGCATGCGCGCCTGATGTTGCAACAAGCCGAGCACCTGCAACAGGACCTGGCCGAATACGCCAACGGCGTCAAAGGCCAGGTACGCCTGTTGTGCAACACCACCGCCCTCAGCGAATACCTGCCGGAACTGCTGGCGGATTTTCTGCGCGAGCACCCCAACCTCGACATCGACCTGCAGGAATTGCCCAGCCTGCGCATCACCCAGGCCTTGCGCCAGGGCACGGCAGAGCTGGGGATCATCTCCGACGCAGTGGACACCCACGGCTTACAGACCCTGCCCTTTCGCGACGACCCGCTGGTGCTGATCATGCCGCTGGACCATCCCCTGGCGACCGGCACCGTGAGCTTTATCGACAGCCTGCAACACGACTACGTCAGCCTGGCCGCCCACAGCGCGCTGGCGGTGTACCTGGACGAACAGGCGCTGCACGCGGGCTTTCGCTTGCAGACGCGCATTCGTGCCGAAGGTTTTGACGGGGTGATGCGCATGGTCGCCCGGGGCGCGGGCCTGGGCATCGTGCCCCAGGCGGCACTGGACCGCTGGCCATCGGCGGCGCAGGTCAAGGCCCAACCCTTGCGCGAGGACTGGGCCTGCCGGCACCTGCTGTTGTGCGCACGCGCGTTCGAGCCATTGCCGGCGTATACCACAGCCTTGCTCTCCGCCCTCACCGCCCCAGTGTAG
- a CDS encoding sulfite exporter TauE/SafE family protein: protein MNTFLAFYQNLGPALTLLVIGTFLLAGTVKGVIGLGLPTVAMGMLGLAMLPAQAAALLIIPSTVTNLWQLAFGGHLRGLLRRLWPMLLLIFLGTGLGTLWLGMDGGQWVVHALGGALLLYALSGLLLPSFNVKPRTERWLGPLCGVITGVITSATGVFVIPAVPYLQALGLTRDQLVQALGLSFSVSTLALAAGLAWRGTLGGGEVSASLLALVPALLGMWLGQVVRRRISAVLFKRVFFIGMALLGGHLLIGG from the coding sequence ATGAATACCTTCCTCGCGTTCTACCAAAACCTCGGCCCTGCCTTGACCCTGCTGGTGATCGGCACCTTCCTGCTGGCCGGCACCGTCAAAGGCGTGATCGGCCTTGGCTTGCCGACGGTGGCCATGGGCATGCTCGGCCTGGCTATGTTGCCGGCGCAGGCTGCGGCGTTGCTGATCATTCCGTCGACGGTCACCAACCTCTGGCAATTGGCGTTCGGCGGCCATTTGCGCGGTTTGCTCAGACGTCTGTGGCCGATGCTGCTGTTGATCTTCCTCGGCACCGGGCTGGGCACGTTATGGCTGGGCATGGACGGCGGCCAGTGGGTGGTGCATGCGCTGGGCGGCGCGTTGCTGCTTTATGCGTTGAGCGGCCTGTTGCTGCCCAGCTTTAACGTCAAGCCTCGAACCGAGCGCTGGCTGGGCCCGCTGTGTGGCGTAATCACCGGGGTCATCACCTCGGCCACCGGCGTGTTTGTGATTCCTGCGGTGCCGTATCTGCAGGCCCTGGGTTTGACGCGCGATCAGTTGGTGCAGGCCCTGGGGTTGTCGTTCAGCGTGTCGACCCTGGCCCTGGCCGCCGGGTTGGCCTGGCGTGGCACCCTCGGCGGTGGCGAAGTCAGTGCCTCGTTGCTGGCGCTGGTGCCCGCACTGTTGGGGATGTGGCTGGGCCAGGTGGTGCGCCGACGCATCAGCGCGGTGTTATTCAAGCGGGTATTTTTCATCGGCATGGCGTTGTTGGGTGGCCACCTGCTGATAGGTGGTTAA
- a CDS encoding NAD(P)H-dependent oxidoreductase, which translates to MKKVLLLNGAKKFAHSDGRYNTTLHDAALALLDRGGIDVKVTHIDAGYDVAEEVAKFLWADVIIYQMPGWWMGTPWIVKKYIDEVFTEGHGSLYASDGRTRSDASQKYGSGGLIQGKQYMLSLTWNAPQQAFDDPTDFFEAKGVDAVYFPFHKANQFLGMTALPTFLCVDVMKRPAIEADVARYEQHLAQVFNLSV; encoded by the coding sequence ATGAAAAAAGTGCTTCTGCTCAACGGCGCCAAGAAATTCGCCCACTCCGACGGCCGCTACAACACTACTTTGCATGACGCTGCCTTGGCCCTGCTGGACCGTGGCGGAATCGACGTCAAAGTCACGCACATCGACGCAGGCTACGACGTGGCCGAAGAAGTGGCCAAATTCCTCTGGGCCGATGTGATCATCTACCAGATGCCCGGCTGGTGGATGGGCACGCCGTGGATCGTCAAGAAGTACATCGACGAAGTGTTCACCGAAGGCCATGGCAGCCTGTACGCCAGCGATGGCCGCACCCGCTCCGACGCGTCGCAGAAGTACGGCAGCGGCGGCCTGATCCAGGGCAAGCAGTACATGCTGTCGCTGACTTGGAACGCACCGCAGCAAGCCTTCGACGACCCTACGGATTTCTTTGAAGCCAAAGGCGTTGACGCGGTGTATTTCCCGTTCCACAAGGCCAATCAGTTCCTCGGCATGACTGCCTTGCCGACCTTCCTGTGTGTGGACGTGATGAAGCGCCCGGCCATCGAGGCCGACGTGGCGCGCTACGAGCAGCATCTGGCGCAGGTGTTCAACCTCTCGGTGTAA
- a CDS encoding LysR family transcriptional regulator translates to MKARSDELQIFVSVIECGSISAAAEQVGQTPSAVSRTLSRLEAKLDTTLINRTTRRMDLTEEGKYFFERSKLILAQMDELEEHLSSRQQKPAGRLRINAAVPFMLHGIVPYIAEFRRLYPDIQLELNSDDLIIDLLEQSTDIAIRIGALADSTLHARSLGCTPLHILASPAYLQRHGTPTSVAELAEHTLLGFSQTETLNHWPLRHVEGDRWLIEPGIAASSGETLRQLALEGQGICCLSNFMTIDDINTGRLVPVLEAFNTGYRQPIHAVFYRNSQLALRIQCFLDFIQAKLARYAC, encoded by the coding sequence GTGAAAGCCCGATCCGATGAGCTACAGATCTTTGTCAGCGTGATTGAGTGCGGCTCGATTTCGGCGGCGGCGGAGCAGGTCGGGCAGACCCCGTCGGCGGTCAGCCGCACTTTGTCGCGCCTGGAGGCCAAGCTCGACACCACGCTGATCAACCGCACCACGCGACGCATGGATTTGACCGAGGAGGGCAAGTATTTCTTCGAGCGCTCCAAGCTGATCCTGGCGCAGATGGATGAGCTGGAAGAGCACCTGTCGTCGCGCCAGCAAAAACCGGCCGGGCGCCTGCGCATCAACGCGGCCGTGCCGTTCATGTTGCATGGGATCGTGCCGTACATCGCCGAGTTTCGCAGGCTCTACCCGGATATCCAGCTGGAGCTGAACAGCGATGACCTGATCATCGATCTGCTGGAGCAGAGTACCGATATTGCCATCCGCATCGGTGCCCTGGCGGACTCCACCCTGCATGCGCGTTCTCTCGGCTGCACGCCGCTGCATATCCTCGCCAGCCCCGCTTACCTCCAGCGCCACGGCACACCGACCAGCGTCGCCGAGCTGGCCGAGCACACCTTGCTCGGGTTCAGCCAGACCGAAACCCTCAACCACTGGCCGCTGCGCCATGTGGAAGGCGACCGCTGGCTGATCGAGCCCGGCATTGCCGCGTCCAGTGGCGAAACCTTGCGCCAGCTGGCACTGGAGGGGCAGGGTATTTGCTGCCTGTCGAACTTCATGACCATCGACGACATCAACACCGGGCGCCTGGTGCCGGTGTTGGAAGCGTTCAACACGGGCTACCGCCAGCCGATCCATGCGGTGTTCTACCGCAACTCGCAATTGGCGCTGCGCATCCAGTGCTTCCTGGACTTCATTCAAGCCAAGCTGGCGCGGTATGCGTGCTGA
- a CDS encoding SulP family inorganic anion transporter, with the protein MNLTRLRADALAGLTTSFALLPECIAFALVAHLNPLMGLYGAFIICTLTALFGGRPGMVSGAAGSMAVVIVALVVQHGVEYLLATVLLGGLIMVAFGLLRLGKLVRMVPHPVMLGFVNGLAIIIALAQLEHFKNGDTWLSGTSLYVMTGLVLVTMAIVYLLPRITRAVPPALVAILGVGLAVYLLGLPTRTLGDMAHIAGGLPSFALPQIPWTLETLGIIAPYAFLMAMVGLLETLLTLNLTDEITETRGYPDRESVALGAANMVSGLFGGMGGCAMIGQTVINLSSGGRGRLSGVFAGVMILLFILFLSPLIERIPLAALVGVMFVVSQQTFAWASLRVINKVPLNDVLVIIAVTVITVFTDLATAVLCGIVIAALNFAWQQARELYADAHLQADGSKLYCLHGTLFFASTTPFLNQFDPANDPPEVTLDCRHLSFVDYSAIAALMTLRERYSKAGKHLRVLHLSERCKQLLKRAKAHHD; encoded by the coding sequence ATGAACCTCACCCGTCTTCGCGCCGACGCCCTGGCCGGCCTCACCACGTCTTTCGCCTTGCTGCCCGAATGCATCGCCTTTGCCCTGGTGGCGCACCTCAATCCGCTGATGGGGCTCTACGGCGCCTTTATCATCTGCACCCTCACGGCGCTGTTCGGCGGGCGGCCGGGGATGGTGTCCGGTGCAGCGGGGTCGATGGCGGTGGTGATTGTCGCGCTGGTGGTGCAGCACGGCGTGGAGTACCTGCTGGCCACGGTGTTGCTGGGCGGTTTGATCATGGTCGCGTTCGGCCTGTTGCGCCTGGGCAAGCTGGTGCGCATGGTGCCGCACCCGGTGATGCTGGGGTTCGTCAACGGCCTGGCGATCATCATCGCCCTGGCGCAGTTGGAGCATTTCAAAAACGGTGACACCTGGCTCAGCGGCACGTCGCTGTATGTGATGACCGGCCTGGTGCTGGTGACCATGGCCATCGTCTACCTGCTGCCGCGCATTACCCGCGCCGTGCCGCCCGCCCTCGTGGCGATCCTCGGCGTGGGCCTGGCGGTGTATCTGCTCGGCCTGCCGACCCGCACCCTGGGCGACATGGCCCACATCGCCGGTGGCCTGCCAAGCTTTGCGCTGCCGCAGATCCCCTGGACCCTGGAAACCCTGGGCATCATCGCGCCCTATGCCTTCCTGATGGCCATGGTCGGCCTGCTGGAAACCTTGCTGACCCTGAACCTCACCGACGAAATCACTGAGACCCGTGGCTACCCCGACCGCGAAAGCGTGGCCCTGGGCGCGGCGAATATGGTCTCGGGTCTGTTCGGTGGCATGGGCGGTTGCGCGATGATCGGGCAGACCGTGATCAACCTCAGTTCCGGCGGGCGCGGGCGTCTTTCCGGGGTGTTCGCCGGGGTGATGATCCTGTTGTTCATTCTGTTTCTGTCGCCGCTGATCGAGCGGATTCCGCTGGCGGCGCTGGTGGGGGTGATGTTCGTGGTGTCCCAGCAGACCTTTGCCTGGGCGTCGCTGCGGGTGATCAACAAGGTGCCGCTCAATGATGTGCTGGTGATCATTGCGGTGACGGTGATCACGGTCTTCACCGACCTGGCCACGGCGGTGCTGTGCGGGATCGTGATCGCGGCGCTGAACTTCGCCTGGCAACAGGCGCGCGAGCTGTACGCCGATGCGCATCTGCAAGCCGATGGCAGCAAGCTTTACTGCCTGCACGGCACTTTGTTCTTCGCCTCGACCACGCCGTTTTTGAACCAGTTCGATCCGGCCAACGATCCGCCCGAAGTGACCCTCGATTGCCGTCACCTGAGCTTTGTCGACTATTCGGCGATCGCCGCGCTGATGACCCTGCGCGAGCGCTATAGCAAGGCTGGCAAGCACCTGCGGGTGCTGCATTTGTCCGAGCGCTGCAAGCAACTGCTCAAGCGCGCCAAGGCCCATCACGACTGA